The window GAGGAGTTCCGTACCGACCTCGAGCAGGCCCAGGTGACACTCGGCGAGATCGGCGCGAACCGGCTCCGGGACGGCGACGTGGTGATGACCCACTGCCACTCGACGGACGCCCTGTCCTGTATCGAGGCCGCGCTCGAGGACGGGAAGGAGATCGAGGCGATCGTCAAGGAGACCCGGCCGCGAAAGCAGGGCCACATCACGGCCCGTCAACTCCGCGAGTGGGGCGTCCCGGTGACCCTGGTCGTCGACAACGCGGCGCGGCGCTACCTCGACGAGGCCGACCACGTGCTGGTGGGCGCGGACAGCATCGCTGCCGACGGGAGCGTCATCAACAAGATCGGCACGAGCGGCCTCGCGGTCAACGCCCGGGAACGGGGCGTGCCGGTGATGGTCGCGGCCCAGACGATCAAGCTCCACCCGGACACGATGACCGGCCAGACGGTCGAGATCGAAATGCGCGCCGAAGAGGAGGTGTTGCCCCCGGAGGAGCGCGCTGACATCGTCGCCGACGCGCCGAACGACGACGGACTCTCCGTCGAGAACCCGGCGTTCGACGTCACCCCGCCCCGACACGTCGATGCGATCGTCACCGAGCGCGGCCAGTTCCCGCCGGAGAGCATCGTCACGCTAATGCGGGAGTTGTTCGGCGAAACGACCGGCGAGCCCTGGGAAGTCTGAGCCGGTCGTTCGGGGCCTCGAACGTCTGACGCACGGCAGACGAACACTACATACGGACGCCCAACGGCCGGGTTCCCGGCGGGTTCGATCGGAAAGTGTTTGTGACTGGTACGTACCAGTACGCATATGGTGTTACCAGAGGGGTTCGTGCTCCCGCCGTGGTACTTCCTCGTGGCGATCCTGGTGGTCCTCGGCGGCGTGCTGGCGATGCTGTGGGCGCTCGAGCCGCCGGTAACCGACCGGACGGTGGTCGCGTTCGTTCCCTGGATGATGTTCGGGTCGGCCCTGCACGTGTTGCACCAACTGGGCGCCTATCCGGACAGCATCGCGGTGCTGTTTACCTCGCCCGGCGTCTACCTGGTGACGGCGATCGTCGGGGGCCTCGTGTGGATCCTCGGGATTTTCCTCGAGGCAGCGGGACTCCAGCGGTCGATCGAGCGATTCGTCGGCGTCACGGGGACCGGCTTCTTCGTCGTCTTCGCGATGTTCGCGCTCCAGTTGGGGTGGGCTGCCGGCACCTTCGAGCCGTTCTGGCCCGTCATCGCCGTCGTCCTCTCGGGGATCGTCACCGCGCTCGCGTGGCTCGCGCTCGGGATCTGGTTTACCGACGTCGCGGCGATCACCGGCATGACCGGCGTCGTCGTCGTCTTCGGGCACGTGCTGGACGGCGTCTCCACTGCGGTCGGCTACGACGTCCTCGGCGCGGGCGAGAACGTTCCCCTCTCGCAACTGCTGCTCGAGGCGGGCGAGGCGCTCCCGACCGCCGAGTACGTCGGCGGCGGGTGGGTGTTCGTCGTGGTGAAGGCCGCCCTCGCGCTGGCGATCCTGGGCCTGTTCACGGAGTACGTCGAGGAACGTCCCGGAGAGGCGCGGACGATCCTCGCGCTGGTCGCTGCCGTCGGTCTCGGCCCGGGCACCCACAACGTCTTGCTGTTCCTCGTCGCCTAGACTTTTCCCCGCGGGCACCGACGTTCTACCGTCTACTATGGTCAAGGTCCTTACTGCCGGTCACGTCAACTGGGACGTGACGCTCCGTATCGACGATTTTCCCCGCCCTGACGGCGAAGCTGCGATCCGCTCTCAGCGCCAGTCCGGCGGCGGCAGCGCCGCCAACGTCGCCGCCGCGCTCTCCGGTCTCGAGGTCGAGGCCGGTCTCATCGGCAGCGTCGGCGACGACGAAAACGGCGTCCTCGCCCGCCGCGACCTCGAAGACGCGGGCGTCTCCCTCGAGGGGGTGCGCGTGGTCGAGGACGCGGAGACGGCCGTCAAGTACCTGCTGGTCGACGACGACGGCGAGGTGGCGGTGCTTGGCAACGACGGCGTCAACGAGGCCGTCGGCCCGGACGACCTCGATCGCGACCGGATCCGGGCGGCCGACCACGTCCATCTGACCAGCCAGCGACCCGATACCGCAGCGGCGATCGCGACGACGGCGCGCGAAGGCGGCGCGACGGTCAGTTTCGATCCCGGCCGACGACTCGAGGACCGCAGGCGCGAGTACCGCGATGCGCTCGCGACAGCGGACGTCCTCTTCGCGAACGACCGGGAGATCGCCGCCCTGCTGGAGGACGAGTACGAGTACGTCGGCTCGGCGTTCGACGACCGGATCGTCGTCGTCAAATACGGCGGCGACGGGGCGAAGGTCCACACGCCCGAGGCGACTTACGAACACCCGGGGTTCGACGTCGACCCGGTCGACACGGCCGGCGCGGGCGACGCCTTCGCCGCCGGATTCCTGGCCGTCCTGCTCGAGGAGGACGGCCGAGGCGACGTCGAACGCGCGCTCGAGTACGCAAACGCCTGCGGCGCGATCACGGCGAGTCGGGAGGGAGCCCGTAGCGCACCGACTGCGGCGGAAGTGTCCGACTTCTTCGCGACCCGTTACTGAACGAGTCGCTTGCCGTGACCGTCGCCTTCTCAAGAAATGTCGTCTGACGGAAACTATATACCCGGTGACGTTGGGGTATCCAGTAGAAGTCACGGCGACGTGACGGAGAGACATGACGGAAGGAAGGATACGCGAGTCCGGCGGCCGACAGTACCGTCGGTGCGTCCGCTACGAGCGAACGGAGGGGGAACCGCCGAGCGTCGCGACGGCGACGGCGTTGGCACGCTTTCGCGACGAAGACGTAACCAGCACCAACACTCGGCTCTACGACTACGTCGATCCGGAGGCGCTCGACGCGCTGTTCCGGACCGACGACGACCTCGAGCGCGACCGGGCTGTGTCGCTCGTCTCGTTCGACGTGGACGGGGCGACCGTCCGCGTGTGGCCCGACCGGGTCGAGGTGTCGCCGCCGAACTGATGGTCCCGCGCTGACGAGCGATCGTGGGCCAGTCGATTCGTCACAGCGGTCGGTCTCGCCAGCCCGACCGCCCGCGGGTCCGCTCTCGAACCTTTTTTCTCGTCACCGGGGGAAAGCGACGGTATGGCAACGCAACCGCACCTGCTAGTCGAGGAGGGCGACCTGAACGACGTCGCGCTGATCCCGGGCGACCCCGGCCGCGTCGATCGAATCGCGGACCACTGCGACGAGAGCGAGACGATCGCCAGGAACCGCGAGTACAAGGTCGTCAACGCCACCTACGAGGGGCGGGAGCTGACGATCTGTTCGACAGGGATCGGCTGTCCCTCCGCGGCGATCGCCATCGAGGAGATGGCAAACGTCGGCGTCGAGACGTTCATCCGCGTCGGGACGACCGGCGCGCTCCAGTCGGAGATCGAGATCGGCGACATGATCGTCGCGACCGGCGCGGCGAAAAACGAGGGGACCACGAAACGGTACGAGTCCGTCGAGTTCCCCGCCGTCCCGGATTACGACGTGCTGTCGGCGTTGGTCGACTCTGCGGAAGCGAACGATGAAGACGTTCACGTCGGCCCGATCGCCTCCGACGACGCCTACTACGCCGAGACCGACGAACACGTCCACGACTGGGAGGACGCCGGCCTGCTCGCGGTCGAGATGGAGGCCGCGGCCGTCTTCTCGCTGGCCCGCCGCAAGGGGCTGCGCGCCGGCGCGATCTGTACCGTCGACGGCAACCTCGTCGAAGGCACCCAGAAGGGGACCGACACCGAGGACGACGAACTCCCCGAGAAAGCCAAGAACAACGTCGGCCGCGCGATCGATATCTCCCTCGAGGCAACAACCGACCTGTAACGGGGCCCCGTTTGGGACTGATTTCGGAGCCCCCGTCCGAGTTCACTCAGTTCCCTTCCCGTTCGGATCCGGTCCTCGTACCTTCCCCATCGAACGTCGAGCGGAGCCGCCACTCGCGGGGATCGGTCGCTAGCGAGTACGAGACCACCCCGGCGAAGACGACGAGGTAGTACGCCGTCACGGGCAACTCGAGCGCCCTGAACACGAGCGTCGCCACGATAATCCAGACGACGACGACCGCGACGTCGACGAGCAGATCGGCGACCCGCTCGTCGGAGGGTCGCAACCCTTGTCCGGCCATACCGGGACCAACGATGCCGACGCTAGTAAATGTCCGCGCCGGCGTAGGCCGGGTGAGCCGGACCGGGGCGGGGGCAGGGGTGACGATCAGAAGTGGAGGCCGTGCTTCTCGAGCAGGTGGTGGGCCGCCGTCCCCCAGGTGAAGTCGCCCCCGGGCCACCACGTCCGGGCGTTGTTGATCCCGCCGACGAGCACGTAGTCGTCGGGGTTCTCGGGATCGGCACGGAAATTGACCGAGCCGCTGTCCCCGTCAGTGAGGTCCTCCTCGTTGCCCCAGACGAGCTGTCCGGGTTTACAGATCTCGCCGGCATAACAGGTGACGGCGTTGACGCCCTGGACCTCGCCGACCGTGTGATCGGAGAAGGCCCCGATCTTCTCGAGCGTGGCTTCACGGGCCATCAGATCCGCTAGCCCGTCCCGCGTGAACTGGCCGATCACCGTCGAGGGTTCGGCCCGCTCGATCTCGGTCGCCGGCCGGAACTCGTCGACGGGGTCGATCTGGACGGTGTCGGCCGCGGGATAGCCGCGGACGACCTCACCGATCCGGTGGCGCTCGTCGTCCTCGTCGGACCGGAGCTCGAGCGGTTCGCCGCTGTGTTCCTCCTCCTTGGTTCCCTGCTCGCCGTAGACGTGGTTCGAGGTCGCGAAGTACCGCGACCCGTCCTCGGCGTCGAACAGCGCGGGCGTCAGGGTCCCCGAGGCCCGTTCGCTGTGACAGACGACGCCGCCGGGAACCCGTTCGGGGTCCAGGTCCTGCACCCGGTAGGCGTCCGATTCGTCGGCTTCCTGCTCCGGCGGCGGCGGAATCTCGTCGACGACGGTCAGGTCGATCGGGACGCTCGAGGTGACGTCCTCGATCTGCTCGAGGACCCCCTCGTCGGTGGCGTTGACCGAGACCGATGCCTCGGGCCGATCGTAGCTCCCGGGGACGACGAACGACGAGATGAGCGGGGAGAGCCCCAGATCGTGGATGGCGTCCTGGGCGTCGAACG of the Halobiforma lacisalsi AJ5 genome contains:
- a CDS encoding nucleoside phosphorylase, translated to MATQPHLLVEEGDLNDVALIPGDPGRVDRIADHCDESETIARNREYKVVNATYEGRELTICSTGIGCPSAAIAIEEMANVGVETFIRVGTTGALQSEIEIGDMIVATGAAKNEGTTKRYESVEFPAVPDYDVLSALVDSAEANDEDVHVGPIASDDAYYAETDEHVHDWEDAGLLAVEMEAAAVFSLARRKGLRAGAICTVDGNLVEGTQKGTDTEDDELPEKAKNNVGRAIDISLEATTDL
- a CDS encoding carbohydrate kinase family protein gives rise to the protein MVKVLTAGHVNWDVTLRIDDFPRPDGEAAIRSQRQSGGGSAANVAAALSGLEVEAGLIGSVGDDENGVLARRDLEDAGVSLEGVRVVEDAETAVKYLLVDDDGEVAVLGNDGVNEAVGPDDLDRDRIRAADHVHLTSQRPDTAAAIATTAREGGATVSFDPGRRLEDRRREYRDALATADVLFANDREIAALLEDEYEYVGSAFDDRIVVVKYGGDGAKVHTPEATYEHPGFDVDPVDTAGAGDAFAAGFLAVLLEEDGRGDVERALEYANACGAITASREGARSAPTAAEVSDFFATRY
- a CDS encoding DUF63 family protein — its product is MVLPEGFVLPPWYFLVAILVVLGGVLAMLWALEPPVTDRTVVAFVPWMMFGSALHVLHQLGAYPDSIAVLFTSPGVYLVTAIVGGLVWILGIFLEAAGLQRSIERFVGVTGTGFFVVFAMFALQLGWAAGTFEPFWPVIAVVLSGIVTALAWLALGIWFTDVAAITGMTGVVVVFGHVLDGVSTAVGYDVLGAGENVPLSQLLLEAGEALPTAEYVGGGWVFVVVKAALALAILGLFTEYVEERPGEARTILALVAAVGLGPGTHNVLLFLVA
- a CDS encoding HalOD1 output domain-containing protein yields the protein MTEGRIRESGGRQYRRCVRYERTEGEPPSVATATALARFRDEDVTSTNTRLYDYVDPEALDALFRTDDDLERDRAVSLVSFDVDGATVRVWPDRVEVSPPN
- a CDS encoding ribose 1,5-bisphosphate isomerase, whose amino-acid sequence is MNENHPSDGTVDVDAAVVDTADDIAEMRIRGAATIADAAAEALAIQAERSDADSPAAFQRQLRTAAKTLYETRPTAVSLPNALRYVLRGMEGETVADLRETTTARAEEFRTDLEQAQVTLGEIGANRLRDGDVVMTHCHSTDALSCIEAALEDGKEIEAIVKETRPRKQGHITARQLREWGVPVTLVVDNAARRYLDEADHVLVGADSIAADGSVINKIGTSGLAVNARERGVPVMVAAQTIKLHPDTMTGQTVEIEMRAEEEVLPPEERADIVADAPNDDGLSVENPAFDVTPPRHVDAIVTERGQFPPESIVTLMRELFGETTGEPWEV